From Methanocella paludicola SANAE, a single genomic window includes:
- a CDS encoding glycosyltransferase family 4 protein: MKIAFVSDVIYPYIKGGAEKRFYEFALRLSKAHEVHIYGIKWWDGPPVLVKDGITYHGVCRPRTLYSAEGRRSIVEALAFGLALMWPLLKEKFDIIDCNQHPYFSIFTCKLATMLRGGRFYVTWHEAWGDYWYEYMGWIGFFGKLIEKVTARLAGRIIAVSEGTAAGLERLGVKKERIIILPNGISTAAIGGAPTGGEGADVMFAGRLIRDKHVDVLLRACAEASRKMPLSVLIIGDGPEKGSLEALAAGLPLKVKFAGAVDEMALYSSLKSSRVFVLPSTREGFSITTLEALACGVPVITVSGEKNSARELVVDGVTGRVVGLGEKELSDAVLDVLGDEARRKRMAAECAPAARKYDWDGLSELLLECYAKQTN; this comes from the coding sequence ATGAAGATCGCTTTTGTCTCCGACGTGATCTATCCCTATATCAAGGGCGGTGCCGAGAAGCGCTTTTACGAGTTCGCCCTCCGCCTCTCGAAGGCGCATGAGGTGCACATCTACGGCATTAAATGGTGGGACGGCCCCCCGGTGCTCGTCAAGGACGGCATCACATACCACGGGGTCTGCAGGCCCAGGACGCTTTACTCTGCAGAGGGCCGCCGTTCCATCGTGGAGGCGCTGGCGTTCGGGCTGGCCCTCATGTGGCCCCTCCTGAAAGAAAAATTCGACATCATCGACTGCAACCAGCACCCCTACTTCTCCATCTTTACCTGTAAGCTGGCCACAATGCTCAGGGGAGGCAGATTTTACGTCACCTGGCACGAGGCCTGGGGCGACTACTGGTACGAGTACATGGGCTGGATCGGGTTTTTCGGGAAGCTCATCGAGAAGGTCACGGCGCGGCTTGCGGGGCGCATCATCGCCGTCTCCGAAGGCACGGCCGCAGGCTTAGAGCGCCTGGGCGTTAAAAAGGAGCGCATCATCATCCTGCCTAACGGCATTTCCACCGCCGCCATCGGGGGCGCCCCTACGGGAGGCGAGGGGGCCGACGTCATGTTCGCGGGGAGGCTCATCCGGGACAAGCACGTGGACGTCCTGCTCAGGGCGTGTGCCGAAGCGTCCCGAAAAATGCCGCTAAGCGTGCTCATCATCGGCGACGGGCCGGAGAAGGGGTCGCTGGAGGCGCTGGCGGCCGGGCTGCCGCTGAAAGTGAAGTTCGCGGGCGCAGTGGACGAAATGGCCCTGTACTCTTCCCTCAAGTCGTCCCGCGTGTTCGTCCTCCCCTCCACCCGGGAGGGGTTCAGCATCACCACGCTGGAGGCGCTGGCCTGCGGCGTGCCCGTAATAACCGTATCCGGCGAAAAAAACTCTGCCAGGGAGCTCGTCGTGGACGGCGTTACCGGGCGAGTGGTGGGCCTGGGGGAAAAGGAGCTGAGCGATGCAGTCCTTGACGTCCTCGGGGACGAGGCCCGGCGAAAGCGGATGGCCGCCGAGTGCGCCCCTGCAGCTCGCAAATACGACTGGGACGGGCTTAGCGAGCTGCTGCTCGAGTGCTACGCAAAACAGACAAATTAA